ATGAGACTCCCAGCCTTTGCGCCAACTCAACCTGCGTTACACCTAGAGGCTTGATGAACTCCTCGAGCAGCATTTCGCCAGGATGTGTAGGTGGGCGCTTGAGCGGAAGTCTCCGTCCACTTTCGCTAGTGGTAGTCGATGATTTCGACTTCGTAGGCATGTCCATTCTCCCATAGGAAACAAATCCGGTACTGCTGATTGATCCGGATGCTGCAAAGGCCCTTCAGATTTCCCTTCAACCACTCCAGTCGGTTTCCAGGGGGCACTTGAAGCTCTGCCAGATCTCGTACACGGTTGAGTTGATCCAGCTTCCGCCACGCAATTGGCCAAACGGTTTGAGGGCAGCATTTACGAGCACTGCTGGAGGCAACGCCGTTGAATACGTCCTCTGTGCCAGGGCTCTTGAAAGACTGTATCATGGGACCCACTATAACGAGGGGCATTATACTTGTCAAGGCAAATCACGAAGCCAAGCATGTCTACCCGAAGCTCCTTTATTCGCCTAACGTTCTGCATAAGCTGTGACCGGCTTGGCGCGGGCTTTGCTCGCCAAGCCTGACGCGCAAGCGTCATCTGCCAAGGCAAAGGCCGTGACAAGGCGAGGCATCAGCTTCATGCGGTTGTTAGGTGGTTCTGCCGTACGACAGATCACTTCCGCAGAGGCAGAATCCGCACCCGAGCTCTCTTCTCCTCCAAGACCAAGAGGGCCCCTGCTTCAAGCTGTGTGCTAAATTGTTGGAGAGTCGCCAACACGAACCGACCAAGGGAATCAGGGAGCACGTCCTGTGATCTCACCTGGATGACACTTGGTCCATTCGCATTGGAAAGGGCAAGAATTCTACTGAAGTCCAGATCGTGCGAGAACAGCGTGTATTGTCTCTCACGCGCCCAAGCAACCAAAGTAGCGTCGGTCGCCCCGGGATCGCCCACAGCCGACCAGTGCGCTGCTTCCCAGCCGTGTTCTGTAAACCAACCAATCCAGGATGGTGACAGATTCATATCAACCAGGAACTTGAGCGCCATTACAGCGCCAATGGCAGATCGAGTTCTTCAACCCGCCATGCGGCATAGGCAAGCGCCTGCAGGATGTCCTCTCGCTCGAGGTATGGATACGCTTCCAGAATGGCATCAACAGTCCGCCCAGCAGCCAATAGACCAAGCACTGTACCGACTGTGACTCGCTGACCGCGAATACAGGCTTTGCCGCCCATGACATTGGGATCGAAGGTGATCCGGGAATACTCAGGCATCTGTTTGGTCCTCCGAATACAGGGCGGGCAATAACAGTGAATCCCGGATCAATCTCAAGCTATTCTGCAAGGCGGCGAAATGACGGTCGATCGGCTCGCCAGACTTGAACAAACCCACCTAACGTTCTGCATAAGCTGTGACCGGCTTGGTGCGGGCTTTGCTCGCCAAGTCTGACGCGCCAGCGTCATCTGCCAGTGCAAAGGCCGTGACAAGACGAGGCATCTGCTTCATGCAGTTGTTAGGCAACCGCCACAAATGCATCTTGTATTACGCGACCTTGACCTTCTGAATTTTCCGCAAATCATCTGCTTCCGACACTTGGGCAAAGTAGAGATCCCATCGAATCTGCTGATTCATCCAGACCTCGGCTGAAGTCCCGAAGAACTTGGCCAGGCGCAGTGCCGTACTGGGAGTCACACCGCGGCGGCCATTGATGAGTTCATTGACGCGCTGGTATGGCACACAAATCCCATTTGCCAAGTCTCGCTGGCTCAACCCCATTGGCTCCAGGAACTCCAGCAGAAGCATTTGACCTGGATGAATTGGTGATCGGTTTGTAGGAATGCGAACCATGGTGATTCCCGGATTAATGATAGTCGATAATTTCGACGTGTGAAGGGCCGTTCGGTGTCCAATAGAAGCAGATGCGATACTTCTGATTGATTCGAATACTGAACTGCCCCGCACGATCCCCAGACAGCGATTCAAGTCGATTGCCTGGGGGCACTCGGAGATCCTCAAGTGATACTGCCGAATCCAAGTATTCCAACTTGCTTTGCGCCTTCGGAAACATGTCGACAGGGCAGGACTTTCTAGCCGCCTTCGACAGCTTGCCATCGAAGATGTCAGCTGTTCCCTGATCATGGAAGTCTTGGATCATGGGCGCATGTTAGCACGGATCCCATGCTAAAGCAAGGACAATGTGAGGCGTCGGCAGCAACCCATCGTTGATGACTTCCCTTTCTAAAAACTGCTTGCCTACCGTGTGAGTTAAGCGGGCGCCATGCCGTTGGCGCTCCACTTGAACGAGGGGTTAGGCCGCGCTCGCGAAGCGCCGACCGAGCTACGAGACAAAGCCTTGCGCTTTGTAGCTGGCGTAGCTTGCCTTGGTGAGTGCGGCAAGTTCCTTGAAGAGCGCCAGCTCGACACAGGAGAAATTGAAGCAGGACTTGCCTTGCATTCGGGACTTCAACTCTGGCGATACAGATGCCAGCAACTCCGGCTGCACGTACACGGGCATGAGGTGGAAGCTGACGTACGACTTCTTCACTTGCACCGCGCCGAAGAACAAGGGCTTCTTGTTCTTCTGGATGTGCTTCGTGTCTACATACAACTCCGACTCGTCGTCCTTCTTTGCGTCTAGCTTCGCTGCGTAGGGTGCCAGGATCTTGTGAAGTGCTGCGTAGACAGCGGCAGTGTCTTGCATTGTTCTTCCTCAGGCGGTGGAGCTTGGAGCTGCTTTGAGTGCGCGGCCTAACGTGCGCTTCAGCCGCGTGCACCTGGCGCGGGGCTTGCTCTCTTTATCCGCGAATCACTTTCCACCTCAATGCAAGCGCCGTGACAGGTGCCAAGTCGGCTGCAAGCAGTTGTTAGGGAACGGACCTCAGGAAACGCGGCCCAAGCCAGGCCACGGCGTGATCTTGGCCAGTGTCTTGGCCATGGACGCAGCGGCCACCTCCGTATCATGCGCTGCCTGGGCCCGCAACCAGTACCCATTGGAAAGCCCAAAGAAACGACACAACCTAAGATCCGTGTCAGCCGTGATGCCCCGCTTGCCGCTTATGATCTCGCTGATCCGCTGAGGCGGA
This window of the Candidatus Delongbacteria bacterium genome carries:
- a CDS encoding type II toxin-antitoxin system RelE/ParE family toxin; this encodes MIQSFKSPGTEDVFNGVASSSARKCCPQTVWPIAWRKLDQLNRVRDLAELQVPPGNRLEWLKGNLKGLCSIRINQQYRICFLWENGHAYEVEIIDYH
- a CDS encoding DUF5615 family PIN-like protein, with amino-acid sequence MALKFLVDMNLSPSWIGWFTEHGWEAAHWSAVGDPGATDATLVAWARERQYTLFSHDLDFSRILALSNANGPSVIQVRSQDVLPDSLGRFVLATLQQFSTQLEAGALLVLEEKRARVRILPLRK
- a CDS encoding DUF433 domain-containing protein, producing the protein MPEYSRITFDPNVMGGKACIRGQRVTVGTVLGLLAAGRTVDAILEAYPYLEREDILQALAYAAWRVEELDLPLAL
- a CDS encoding HigA family addiction module antidote protein — its product is MVRIPTNRSPIHPGQMLLLEFLEPMGLSQRDLANGICVPYQRVNELINGRRGVTPSTALRLAKFFGTSAEVWMNQQIRWDLYFAQVSEADDLRKIQKVKVA
- a CDS encoding type II toxin-antitoxin system RelE/ParE family toxin — encoded protein: MIQDFHDQGTADIFDGKLSKAARKSCPVDMFPKAQSKLEYLDSAVSLEDLRVPPGNRLESLSGDRAGQFSIRINQKYRICFYWTPNGPSHVEIIDYH
- a CDS encoding HigA family addiction module antidote protein, which codes for MKTLPPVTPGELLREEFLLPMGITQYRLAKEIAVPPQRISEIISGKRGITADTDLRLCRFFGLSNGYWLRAQAAHDTEVAAASMAKTLAKITPWPGLGRVS